A genomic window from Ideonella sp. WA131b includes:
- a CDS encoding ferritin-like domain-containing protein, which yields MLYPELFKQLEAVRWNMESDIPWDRFDAGRLSEEQAQTIKMNAITEWAALPATEMFLRDNRDDSDFSAFMSVWFFEEQKHSLVLMEYLRRFRPDLVPTEQELHAVRFEFDPAPALETLMLHFCGEIRLNHWYRRAAEWHTEPVIKAIYETLARDEARHGGAYLRYMKRALNRFGDEARAAFAKVGVLMASARRTAQALHPTNLHVNAQLFPRDTIQSRLPDPAWLEQWLDKQIQFDAVWENKVVERILHNMGLLMERSFASVQELNRFRKEVAAQLALRAAAAPSAA from the coding sequence ATGCTTTACCCCGAACTCTTCAAGCAGCTCGAAGCCGTGCGCTGGAACATGGAGTCCGACATCCCCTGGGACCGCTTCGACGCCGGCCGTCTGAGCGAAGAGCAGGCGCAGACCATCAAGATGAACGCGATCACCGAGTGGGCGGCGCTGCCGGCCACCGAGATGTTCCTGCGCGACAACCGCGACGACAGCGACTTCTCGGCGTTCATGAGCGTGTGGTTCTTCGAGGAGCAGAAGCACTCGCTGGTGCTGATGGAGTACCTGCGCCGCTTCCGGCCCGATCTCGTGCCGACGGAGCAGGAGCTGCACGCGGTGCGCTTCGAGTTCGATCCCGCGCCGGCGCTCGAAACGCTGATGCTCCACTTCTGCGGGGAGATCCGCCTCAACCACTGGTACCGCCGCGCCGCCGAGTGGCACACCGAGCCGGTGATCAAGGCCATCTACGAGACGCTGGCGCGCGACGAGGCTCGTCATGGCGGCGCCTACCTGCGCTACATGAAGCGCGCGCTCAACCGATTCGGTGACGAGGCGCGCGCGGCGTTTGCCAAGGTGGGCGTGCTGATGGCCAGCGCGCGCCGCACGGCCCAGGCGCTGCACCCGACCAACCTGCACGTCAACGCGCAGCTCTTCCCGCGCGACACCATCCAGAGCCGTCTGCCCGATCCGGCCTGGCTCGAGCAGTGGCTCGACAAGCAGATCCAGTTCGACGCCGTGTGGGAGAACAAGGTCGTCGAGCGCATCCTGCACAACATGGGCCTGCTGATGGAGCGCAGCTTCGCCAGCGTGCAGGAGCTCAACCGCTTCCGCAAGGAAGTGGCGGCGCAGCTGGCGCTGCGTGCCGCGGCGGCGCCATCGGCCGCCTGA
- a CDS encoding MerR family transcriptional regulator: MNDRARQAAITLSIAAVERDTGLSKDTLRVWERRYGFPNPGRDALGERAYTLADVEKLRIIKRLLDAGHRPGRVVTQPLEQLQAISEQTVDQPLRASELALGADDLREHLALIRNHEVPRLRSQLSRLLSRVGVARFVNEVVGPLNAAVGDAWLRGQLEVFEEHLYTEAVQVVLRTAIASVPEPVSAAPPRVLLTTFPGEPHGLGLLMAEAVLALEGCRCVSLGTQTPLWDIALAASALHSDIVALSFTGCMNPNQIVDGLAELRVKLPAGVRLWAGGGAPVLHRRPVAGVEPFSSLVEVPAALRRAGESA; the protein is encoded by the coding sequence TTGAACGACCGCGCCCGCCAGGCTGCCATCACTTTGTCGATCGCTGCCGTCGAGCGCGACACCGGCCTGAGCAAGGACACGCTGCGCGTCTGGGAGCGCCGCTATGGCTTCCCGAACCCCGGCCGCGATGCGCTGGGCGAGCGTGCCTACACCCTGGCTGACGTCGAAAAGCTTCGCATCATCAAGCGGCTGCTCGACGCCGGACACCGCCCGGGCCGCGTCGTCACGCAGCCGCTGGAGCAGCTGCAGGCCATCAGCGAACAGACGGTGGACCAGCCGTTGCGGGCGTCGGAGCTGGCCCTGGGCGCCGACGACCTGCGCGAGCATCTGGCGCTGATCCGCAACCACGAGGTGCCGCGCCTGCGCAGCCAGTTGTCGCGGCTGCTGTCGCGGGTGGGCGTGGCGCGCTTCGTCAACGAGGTGGTGGGGCCGCTCAACGCCGCTGTGGGCGACGCCTGGCTCCGCGGTCAACTCGAGGTCTTCGAGGAGCACCTCTACACCGAGGCCGTGCAGGTGGTGTTGCGCACCGCCATCGCCAGCGTGCCCGAGCCCGTCAGCGCCGCGCCGCCGCGGGTGCTGCTGACCACCTTCCCTGGCGAGCCGCACGGCCTGGGCCTGCTGATGGCCGAGGCGGTGCTGGCGCTGGAGGGTTGCCGCTGCGTCAGCCTGGGCACGCAGACGCCCTTGTGGGACATCGCGCTGGCCGCCAGCGCGCTGCACAGCGACATCGTTGCGCTCAGCTTCACCGGCTGCATGAACCCGAACCAGATCGTCGACGGCCTGGCTGAGCTGCGCGTCAAGCTGCCAGCCGGCGTGCGGCTGTGGGCCGGCGGTGGTGCCCCGGTGCTGCACCGTCGGCCGGTGGCCGGCGTGGAGCCGTTTTCGTCGCTGGTCGAGGTGCCGGCGGCACTGCGGCGGGCAGGCGAGTCCGCCTGA
- a CDS encoding FAD-dependent oxidoreductase, with product MKRVAVIGSGIAGLGVAYTLVRDAGHPTQVTLFEAGPHFGGHANTVDVTLDGITHGVDTGFLVFNERTYPNLIRLFAELGVETARSDMSFSVQARQDGLEWSGSNLGTVFAQKRNLLRPRFLGMLADLLRFNKLSTDIARRDAEAELQEPIGDFLDRHRFGSAFREWYFLPMIGCIWSCPTDQMLRFPIGTMIRFCHNHGLIQVSRRPQWHTVTGGSRNYVQRMLGSIADARLNTPVRQVRRLPPASGASGVMVATDQGSERFDEVVMACHADQSLALLADATADEQRVLGAIRYHPNRAVLHTDVSVLPRRRRAWAAWNYARAADAGREQAAVCLHYLINRLQPLPWRQPVIVSLNPDPAHEPDSRHVLREFAYAHPVFDRAAVAAQRELPGIQGRSRLWYCGAWARYGFHEDGLMSALSVVEGLRARWRAADGKAAA from the coding sequence ATGAAGCGCGTCGCCGTCATCGGCTCCGGCATCGCCGGTCTTGGGGTGGCCTACACGCTGGTGCGCGACGCCGGTCACCCGACGCAGGTCACCCTGTTCGAGGCCGGCCCCCACTTCGGCGGTCATGCCAACACGGTCGACGTCACGCTCGATGGCATCACGCACGGTGTCGACACCGGTTTCCTGGTCTTCAACGAGCGCACCTACCCGAACCTGATCCGCCTGTTCGCCGAGCTCGGCGTCGAGACGGCGCGCTCGGACATGTCGTTTTCGGTGCAGGCGCGCCAGGACGGCCTGGAATGGAGCGGCAGCAACCTCGGCACGGTGTTCGCGCAGAAGCGCAACCTGCTGCGTCCGCGCTTCCTGGGCATGCTGGCGGACCTGCTGCGCTTCAACAAGCTCAGCACAGACATCGCCCGGCGCGACGCCGAAGCCGAGCTGCAGGAGCCCATCGGTGACTTCCTCGACCGCCACCGCTTCGGCAGCGCCTTCCGGGAGTGGTACTTCCTGCCAATGATCGGCTGCATCTGGAGCTGCCCAACCGACCAGATGCTGCGCTTCCCCATCGGCACGATGATCCGGTTCTGCCACAACCACGGCCTCATCCAGGTGAGCCGCCGGCCCCAGTGGCACACGGTGACCGGCGGCTCGCGGAACTACGTGCAGCGCATGCTGGGCTCGATCGCCGACGCACGGCTGAACACCCCGGTTCGACAGGTGCGTCGGCTGCCCCCGGCCAGCGGTGCCTCGGGCGTGATGGTGGCCACCGACCAGGGCAGCGAGCGCTTCGACGAGGTCGTGATGGCCTGCCACGCCGACCAGTCGCTGGCGCTGCTGGCCGATGCCACGGCCGACGAGCAGCGCGTGCTCGGCGCCATCCGCTACCACCCCAACCGCGCGGTGCTGCACACCGACGTCTCGGTGCTGCCGCGGCGCCGCCGGGCCTGGGCGGCCTGGAACTACGCACGCGCTGCCGATGCCGGCCGCGAGCAGGCCGCCGTGTGCCTGCACTACCTGATCAACCGGCTGCAGCCGCTGCCCTGGCGGCAACCGGTGATCGTGTCGCTGAATCCCGACCCGGCCCACGAGCCCGACTCGCGGCACGTGCTGCGCGAGTTCGCCTACGCGCATCCGGTGTTCGATCGGGCCGCGGTGGCCGCTCAGCGTGAGTTGCCCGGCATCCAGGGCCGATCGCGCCTGTGGTACTGCGGGGCCTGGGCGCGCTACGGCTTCCACGAAGACGGCCTGATGTCGGCGCTGTCGGTGGTCGAGGGGCTGCGCGCGCGCTGGCGCGCGGCGGATGGGAAGGCCGCCGCGTGA
- a CDS encoding DUF1365 domain-containing protein — translation MLGRGVVLHRRLRPRVNAFRYGTYFLMLPMHAMAPEGVPGLPRNGFGWLSFHDADHGDGRSDARAWLTELLAGEGVHDADGEIWLHTYPRVLGYVFKPVSFWHCHRADGSLAAVVAEVNNTFGERHCYLLTGPQLAWGRELTAEKVFHVSPFCSVQGRYRFRFMRTASRVVARVDHDDDAGALLQTSVSGTLEPITPATVRRAFWGHPLMTLGVIARIHWQALRLFAKRVPFFSKPTPPERFVTR, via the coding sequence ATGCTCGGCCGCGGCGTCGTGCTGCACCGGCGGCTGCGGCCGCGCGTCAACGCGTTCCGCTACGGCACCTACTTCCTCATGCTGCCGATGCACGCGATGGCGCCCGAAGGCGTACCGGGGCTGCCGCGCAACGGCTTCGGCTGGCTGTCGTTCCACGACGCCGACCACGGCGACGGCCGCAGCGACGCGCGCGCCTGGCTCACCGAGCTGCTGGCCGGCGAGGGCGTGCACGACGCCGACGGCGAGATCTGGCTGCACACCTACCCGCGCGTGCTGGGCTACGTGTTCAAGCCGGTGAGCTTCTGGCACTGCCACCGCGCCGACGGCTCGCTGGCGGCCGTGGTGGCCGAGGTCAACAACACCTTCGGCGAACGCCATTGCTACCTGCTCACCGGGCCTCAGCTGGCCTGGGGGCGCGAGCTCACGGCGGAAAAGGTGTTTCATGTCTCGCCGTTCTGCAGCGTCCAGGGCCGCTACCGCTTCCGCTTCATGCGCACCGCCAGCCGCGTGGTGGCGCGCGTCGACCACGACGACGACGCTGGTGCGCTGCTGCAGACCAGCGTCTCCGGCACGCTCGAGCCCATCACGCCCGCGACGGTGCGGCGCGCCTTCTGGGGCCATCCGCTGATGACGCTCGGCGTCATCGCTCGCATCCACTGGCAGGCGCTGAGGCTGTTCGCCAAGCGTGTGCCCTTCTTCAGCAAGCCCACGCCGCCCGAGCGTTTCGTCACGCGCTAG
- a CDS encoding class I SAM-dependent methyltransferase, producing the protein MSLSTTSTAGRFELPATAPAAARAVLSLLQGLQQGTLDLQFPDGSQARLGHGAEPRAAMRLLDWQVCGAALKSGDIGFAESWIAGHWSSPDLVALLKLFIANRDAVEQVIYGTWWGSLAHRLKHLLNRNSRQGSRKNIHAHYDIGNPFYRLWLDETMNYSSALFDGNLAQPLPQAQRAKVRRALDECGLQPGQRLLEIGCGWGALAETAALDFGARVTGVTLSTEQLEYAQQRLAAAGVAAQADLRLQDYRDLNDEPFDAICSIEMFEAVGREYWESYFATLRRQLKAGGRACIQSITIRDDLFERYVKSTDFIQQYIFPGGLLPSRSAFKTQAERAGLVVINERCFGTDYAETLRRWRVDFLAQDGPLRQLGFDTRFMRIWEFYLAYCEAAFATGNTDVVQFTLVNPALKG; encoded by the coding sequence ATGAGCCTGTCCACCACCTCCACCGCCGGTCGCTTCGAATTGCCCGCCACGGCCCCCGCCGCGGCGCGTGCCGTGCTCAGCCTGCTGCAGGGTCTGCAGCAGGGCACACTGGACCTGCAGTTCCCCGACGGCAGCCAGGCCCGCCTGGGCCACGGAGCCGAACCCCGCGCGGCGATGCGCCTGCTGGACTGGCAGGTCTGCGGCGCCGCATTGAAGAGCGGCGACATCGGCTTTGCCGAGAGCTGGATCGCCGGCCACTGGAGCAGCCCCGACCTGGTGGCGCTGCTCAAGCTCTTCATCGCCAATCGCGACGCCGTCGAGCAGGTGATCTACGGCACCTGGTGGGGTTCGCTGGCGCACCGACTCAAGCACCTGCTGAACCGAAACTCGCGCCAGGGCAGCCGCAAGAACATCCACGCGCACTATGACATCGGCAACCCGTTCTACCGCCTGTGGCTGGACGAGACGATGAACTACTCCAGTGCGCTGTTCGACGGCAACCTGGCCCAGCCGCTGCCCCAGGCACAGAGGGCCAAGGTGCGGCGCGCGCTCGACGAGTGCGGCCTGCAGCCGGGCCAGCGGCTGCTGGAGATCGGCTGCGGCTGGGGCGCCCTGGCCGAGACGGCGGCGCTGGACTTCGGCGCCCGCGTCACGGGCGTGACGCTGTCGACCGAACAGCTCGAGTACGCGCAGCAGCGCCTGGCCGCGGCCGGCGTCGCCGCGCAGGCCGACCTGCGGCTGCAGGACTACCGCGACCTCAACGACGAGCCCTTCGACGCCATCTGCTCGATCGAGATGTTCGAGGCCGTGGGCCGCGAGTACTGGGAGAGCTACTTCGCCACGCTGCGCCGCCAGCTCAAGGCCGGCGGCCGCGCGTGCATCCAGAGCATCACCATCCGCGACGATCTGTTCGAGCGTTACGTCAAGAGCACCGACTTCATCCAGCAGTACATCTTCCCGGGCGGGCTGCTGCCCAGCCGCAGCGCGTTCAAGACGCAGGCCGAAAGAGCCGGTCTCGTGGTGATCAACGAGCGCTGCTTCGGCACCGACTACGCCGAGACGCTGCGCCGCTGGCGCGTGGACTTCCTGGCCCAGGACGGCCCGCTGCGCCAGCTGGGCTTCGACACTCGATTCATGCGCATCTGGGAGTTCTACCTGGCCTACTGCGAGGCGGCGTTTGCCACCGGCAACACCGACGTCGTGCAATTCACGCTGGTCAACCCGGCACTCAAGGGCTGA
- a CDS encoding chalcone isomerase family protein: MRRRHCLVALAAAAAGAPHTWTQAAAVPPELAAALPGATLQGSGRLRFLGLAIYDARLWRGAAPLGADWTAAPLALELIYLRNLVGRQIAERSLKEMRRQREISDHEAARWLAAMVQIFPDVKEGDRITGFLLPGVGARFAINGAVKGEVRELEFARLFFGIWLSEQTSESTLRRGLLGLA, encoded by the coding sequence ATGCGGCGCCGCCACTGCCTCGTCGCCCTGGCCGCCGCCGCTGCAGGGGCGCCGCACACCTGGACCCAGGCCGCGGCGGTGCCGCCCGAATTGGCGGCCGCCTTGCCCGGCGCCACGCTGCAGGGCAGCGGACGCCTGCGCTTCTTGGGCCTGGCGATCTACGACGCCCGGCTGTGGCGCGGCGCCGCGCCGCTGGGCGCCGACTGGACGGCCGCACCGCTGGCCCTGGAGCTGATCTACCTGCGCAATCTGGTGGGCCGCCAGATCGCCGAGCGCTCCCTCAAGGAAATGCGCCGCCAGCGCGAAATCAGCGACCACGAGGCGGCGCGCTGGCTGGCCGCCATGGTGCAGATCTTCCCCGACGTGAAGGAAGGCGATCGCATCACCGGCTTCCTGCTGCCTGGGGTGGGTGCACGATTTGCCATCAACGGCGCCGTCAAGGGCGAGGTGCGCGAGCTTGAGTTTGCGCGGCTGTTCTTCGGCATCTGGCTGTCCGAGCAGACCTCCGAGTCGACGCTGCGCCGCGGCCTGCTGGGCCTGGCATGA
- a CDS encoding MFS transporter — MTAPAWRGGWAQGLTYGGLGLPLAFVALPLYVVLPNHYATAFGIPLATLGALLLAARLVDAIADPVIGRLADGWFTRPAAVVMAVAAAAALVLAIGFRGLFFPLVEGTTALLVWCALVLCVTYLSYSVLAVVHQAWGARLGGDEGQRARIVSWREGLALVGVLVASVLPSVAGLGATTVVFALLLALGVALLARAPQPALGRVPAAPPSLAEPLRVGAFRRLLLIYLVNGVASAIPATLVLFFISDRLQAKALEPLFLASYFAAGALSMPLWVRLVGRIGLARAWLAGMVLAIVAFVWAALLGEGDVLAYTLVCIASGVALGADLTLPGALLAGVVQRAGHSERLEGAYFGWWNFCTKLNLALAAGVSLPLLQAFGYEPGSRSPEALQALTLAYCLLPCVLKLAATTLLWTLWIRKEEP, encoded by the coding sequence ATGACCGCGCCCGCCTGGCGCGGCGGCTGGGCCCAGGGGCTGACCTACGGCGGCCTGGGCCTGCCGCTGGCCTTCGTGGCGCTGCCGCTGTACGTGGTGCTGCCCAACCACTACGCCACGGCGTTTGGCATCCCGCTGGCCACGCTGGGTGCGCTGTTGCTGGCGGCGCGCCTGGTCGATGCCATCGCCGACCCCGTGATCGGGCGCCTGGCCGACGGCTGGTTCACCAGGCCGGCAGCCGTGGTGATGGCGGTGGCAGCCGCCGCCGCGCTGGTGCTGGCGATCGGCTTCCGGGGCCTCTTTTTCCCCCTTGTAGAGGGCACGACGGCGCTGCTCGTGTGGTGCGCGCTGGTGCTGTGCGTCACCTACCTGAGCTACAGCGTGCTGGCCGTGGTGCACCAGGCCTGGGGCGCACGGCTGGGCGGCGACGAAGGACAGCGCGCGCGCATCGTGTCCTGGCGCGAAGGCCTGGCGTTGGTGGGCGTGCTGGTGGCCAGCGTGCTGCCCTCGGTGGCCGGGCTGGGCGCCACGACGGTGGTGTTCGCGCTGCTGTTGGCCCTGGGCGTGGCGCTGCTGGCACGCGCACCGCAGCCGGCGCTGGGCCGCGTGCCGGCCGCGCCACCCAGCTTGGCCGAGCCGCTGCGCGTCGGCGCGTTCCGCCGCCTGCTGCTGATCTATCTCGTCAACGGCGTGGCCAGCGCCATCCCGGCGACGCTGGTGCTGTTCTTCATCAGCGACCGATTGCAGGCCAAGGCCCTGGAGCCGCTGTTCCTGGCCAGCTACTTCGCCGCCGGTGCCCTGAGCATGCCGCTGTGGGTGCGTCTGGTGGGCCGGATCGGGCTGGCGCGCGCCTGGCTGGCCGGCATGGTGCTGGCCATCGTGGCTTTTGTCTGGGCGGCGCTGCTGGGCGAGGGCGACGTGCTGGCCTACACCCTGGTGTGCATCGCCAGCGGCGTGGCCCTGGGCGCCGACCTCACGCTGCCCGGCGCGCTGCTGGCCGGCGTGGTGCAGCGCGCCGGCCACAGCGAGCGCCTGGAGGGCGCCTACTTCGGTTGGTGGAACTTCTGCACCAAGCTCAACCTGGCGCTGGCCGCCGGTGTCTCGCTGCCCCTGCTGCAGGCCTTCGGCTACGAACCCGGCAGCCGCAGCCCCGAGGCGCTGCAGGCGCTCACCCTGGCCTACTGCCTGCTGCCCTGCGTGCTGAAGCTGGCCGCCACCACGCTGCTCTGGACCCTGTGGATCCGCAAGGAGGAACCATGA
- a CDS encoding DUF3833 domain-containing protein encodes MNTRTPDPLRRGALAALLASTALVLGCASPTPADYAAEKPVLDLKTYFNGELVAHGIFTDRSGKVARRFIVQMTGTWNGNQGVLDERFIYSDGKTERRVWRLTDLGNGRWEGRADDVVGVATGVSSGNALNWRYTLALPVDDKVYDVQFDDWMYLVDDKVMLNKAEMSKFGIRLGEVTLSFTKK; translated from the coding sequence ATGAACACCCGAACCCCCGACCCGCTGCGCCGAGGCGCACTGGCCGCATTGCTGGCCAGCACGGCGCTGGTGCTGGGCTGCGCCAGCCCGACGCCGGCCGACTACGCCGCCGAGAAGCCCGTGCTCGACCTGAAGACCTACTTCAACGGCGAGCTCGTCGCGCACGGCATCTTCACCGACCGCAGCGGCAAGGTCGCGCGCCGCTTCATCGTGCAGATGACAGGCACCTGGAACGGCAACCAGGGCGTGCTCGACGAGCGCTTCATCTACAGCGACGGCAAGACCGAACGCCGCGTCTGGCGGCTCACCGACCTCGGCAACGGCCGCTGGGAAGGCCGTGCCGACGACGTCGTGGGTGTGGCCACCGGCGTGAGCTCCGGCAACGCACTGAACTGGCGCTACACGCTGGCCCTGCCGGTGGACGACAAGGTCTACGATGTTCAGTTTGACGACTGGATGTACCTGGTCGACGACAAGGTGATGCTGAACAAAGCCGAGATGAGCAAGTTCGGCATCCGGCTCGGTGAAGTGACGCTGTCGTTCACCAAGAAGTAG
- a CDS encoding SDR family NAD(P)-dependent oxidoreductase produces MPLNPRIDTWTGRVVWMVGASTGIGRATAARLHAAGARVIVSARKKDALDRFVAEHPGAEAMALDATDEAAMRDAVAQIVARHGRVDLACYCAGMYTPMRAQAFDLAIAKAHMAVNYTGALVMLDVLLPQLLRQARGATDAPGGVGAGAAGGHISLVSSVAGFRGLPKSLAYGPTKAALINLAETLYLDLAPEGVGISVINPGFVETPLTAGNDFRMPALITPDAAAEAIVRGWEAGDFEIHFPKRFTLFLKGLRLLGYGAYFAAVRRSTGL; encoded by the coding sequence ATGCCCTTGAACCCCCGCATCGACACCTGGACCGGCCGCGTGGTCTGGATGGTGGGCGCGTCCACCGGCATCGGCCGTGCCACCGCGGCGCGCCTGCATGCGGCCGGTGCGCGGGTGATCGTCTCGGCGCGCAAGAAGGACGCCCTCGACCGCTTCGTCGCCGAGCACCCGGGCGCCGAGGCCATGGCGCTGGACGCAACCGACGAGGCCGCGATGCGCGACGCCGTGGCGCAGATCGTGGCCCGCCACGGCCGCGTCGATCTGGCCTGCTACTGCGCCGGCATGTACACGCCGATGCGCGCGCAGGCCTTCGACCTGGCCATCGCCAAGGCCCACATGGCCGTCAACTACACCGGCGCCCTGGTGATGCTGGACGTGCTGCTGCCGCAGCTGCTGCGGCAGGCCCGCGGGGCCACGGACGCGCCTGGCGGCGTGGGCGCTGGCGCGGCCGGTGGGCACATCAGCCTCGTCAGCAGCGTGGCCGGCTTCCGCGGCCTGCCCAAGTCACTGGCCTACGGGCCGACGAAGGCGGCGCTGATCAACCTGGCGGAGACCCTGTACCTGGACCTTGCGCCCGAAGGCGTGGGCATCTCGGTCATCAACCCCGGTTTCGTCGAGACGCCGCTGACGGCGGGCAACGATTTCCGCATGCCGGCGCTCATCACGCCCGATGCAGCTGCCGAGGCCATCGTGCGCGGCTGGGAGGCGGGGGACTTCGAGATCCACTTCCCAAAGCGCTTCACGTTGTTCCTCAAGGGCCTGCGCCTCCTGGGCTACGGGGCCTACTTCGCCGCCGTGCGGCGCTCCACCGGCCTGTAA
- a CDS encoding nuclear transport factor 2 family protein: MPAPADLKPFVAYFEQLKREDLPQLGRFYAADIRFKDPFNEVVGVEAVAGIFHHMFDSLDEPRFIVRDVVVQGEQAFLAWDFVFRMRRFKRGEQRVRGGSHLRFGADARITEHRDYWDAAEELYEKLPVLGGLMRWLRRRAAS, translated from the coding sequence ATGCCCGCACCGGCCGACCTCAAACCCTTCGTGGCCTACTTCGAACAGCTCAAGCGCGAGGACCTGCCGCAACTCGGCCGCTTCTACGCCGCCGACATCCGCTTCAAGGACCCCTTCAACGAGGTCGTCGGCGTGGAGGCCGTGGCCGGCATCTTTCACCACATGTTCGACTCGCTCGACGAGCCACGTTTCATTGTGCGCGACGTCGTCGTGCAGGGTGAGCAGGCCTTCCTCGCCTGGGACTTCGTGTTCCGCATGCGGCGCTTCAAGCGCGGTGAACAGCGCGTCCGCGGCGGCTCGCACCTGCGCTTCGGCGCCGACGCCCGCATCACCGAGCACCGCGACTACTGGGACGCCGCCGAGGAGCTCTACGAGAAGCTGCCGGTGCTGGGCGGGCTGATGCGCTGGCTTAGGCGCAGGGCCGCTTCCTGA
- a CDS encoding energy transducer TonB — protein sequence MKKSRRAARRALALAVTAAAAVLLAPAAQAQFSMVPAPTCKEPQPSQQEVEREFRIDAARHLYNCFPMRVHRGKLPPLLHGVMMVEIELDAQGNVVDVGVIRRPAADEVSPWILALIRKASPYPAPVKLAAGGGKAKFIETYFVDKSGQFQTHTLTEGQRDR from the coding sequence ATGAAGAAGTCTCGGCGCGCCGCCAGGCGCGCCCTGGCCCTGGCCGTGACGGCCGCCGCCGCCGTGCTGCTGGCGCCTGCGGCCCAGGCCCAGTTCAGCATGGTCCCGGCGCCCACGTGCAAGGAGCCGCAGCCCTCGCAACAGGAAGTCGAGCGGGAGTTCCGCATCGACGCCGCGCGCCACCTCTACAACTGCTTTCCCATGCGCGTGCACCGCGGCAAGCTACCCCCGCTGCTGCATGGCGTGATGATGGTGGAGATCGAGCTCGACGCGCAGGGCAACGTGGTCGACGTGGGGGTCATCCGGCGGCCGGCGGCCGACGAAGTCAGCCCCTGGATCCTGGCCTTGATCCGCAAGGCCAGCCCCTACCCGGCACCGGTCAAGCTGGCGGCCGGTGGCGGAAAGGCGAAGTTCATCGAGACCTACTTCGTCGACAAGTCGGGCCAGTTCCAGACCCACACGCTCACCGAAGGACAGCGCGACAGGTGA
- the corA gene encoding magnesium/cobalt transporter CorA has translation MLNVFSLTHGRLFQEEIDSTDALARARPVWVDLEAPSGDETRWVEGRFGLTIPKDAVDDDLEESARFYEEDNGELHIRSDFLIDNDEGPARNVRVAFILHQGVLFSIHAEDLPVFRLLRLRARRIPALIEDAKDVLLKLYDADAEYSADALEGIYDNLERVSARVLRQDVDDRAAAEALAAIAREEDLNGRIRRNVMDTRRALSFMMRSRMLGAEQFEEARQILRDIDSLDSHTAFLFDKMNFLLDATVGFININQNKIIKIFSVASVALLPPTLIASVYGMNFARMPELAWPWGYPFALGLMALSVAAPIIYFRRKGWLR, from the coding sequence ATGCTCAACGTCTTCTCGCTCACCCACGGTCGGCTCTTCCAGGAGGAGATCGACAGCACCGATGCGCTGGCCCGCGCCCGCCCGGTGTGGGTGGACCTGGAGGCCCCCAGCGGCGACGAGACGCGTTGGGTGGAGGGGCGCTTCGGCCTGACGATCCCCAAGGACGCCGTCGACGATGACCTCGAGGAGTCGGCACGCTTCTACGAAGAGGACAACGGCGAGCTGCACATCCGCTCCGACTTCCTCATCGACAACGACGAGGGCCCGGCGCGCAATGTGCGCGTGGCCTTCATCCTGCATCAGGGCGTGCTGTTCTCGATCCACGCCGAGGACCTGCCGGTGTTCCGGCTGCTGCGGCTGCGTGCGCGCCGCATCCCGGCGCTGATCGAGGACGCCAAGGACGTGCTGCTCAAGCTCTACGACGCCGACGCCGAGTACTCGGCCGACGCGCTGGAAGGCATCTACGACAACCTCGAGCGGGTCAGCGCGCGCGTGCTGCGCCAGGACGTCGACGACCGCGCCGCCGCCGAGGCGCTGGCCGCCATCGCCCGCGAGGAAGACCTCAACGGCCGCATCCGGCGCAACGTGATGGACACGCGGCGCGCGCTCAGCTTCATGATGCGCAGCCGCATGCTGGGCGCCGAGCAGTTCGAGGAGGCACGCCAGATCCTGCGCGACATCGACAGCCTCGACAGCCACACCGCGTTCCTGTTCGACAAGATGAACTTCCTGCTCGACGCGACCGTGGGCTTCATCAACATCAACCAGAACAAGATCATCAAGATCTTCTCGGTGGCCAGCGTGGCGCTGCTGCCGCCGACGCTGATCGCCAGTGTCTATGGCATGAACTTCGCGCGCATGCCCGAGCTGGCCTGGCCCTGGGGCTACCCGTTCGCGCTGGGGCTGATGGCGCTGTCGGTGGCCGCGCCCATCATCTACTTCCGGCGCAAGGGTTGGCTGCGCTGA